A portion of the Glandiceps talaboti chromosome 13, keGlaTala1.1, whole genome shotgun sequence genome contains these proteins:
- the LOC144444456 gene encoding uncharacterized protein LOC144444456 isoform X1, translated as MATKAILSLMLKVVVGVMDILVVIWKRLFHTYHQRLEEDSTGNAKEDNFVNDRISIDGSENIVCDLSATTITNSTINIHIGKDKTAVQAITNTLAVTPECSGDFEPICTSEYHRRKRRKKREVPVHTGCLPVQMPLIKKTGILKNKRYVTFARNLADLLMAGNREEIDRQLINISRLNLSSSAAADLQVVTLTYNGLAACFDLDIGEAWELHRQAKDILPYTENNLYLMARVVFLEGYIHRKEKKYLGKAQSCFKQSLQILQTTQACSYHGDCMYNMACIDYDIFRSKNPSRKCLKKIASNIRTATQYLYEDNSDITLHTRCRHMVKMANIIIDSDSHIGRSRDLTDVSERVNEARAILDELETDQKVRGGSSSKYVQCCLLQGRANCCFRFGEYHEAETLAENAFLLAEDAGFNAEMQSSRQLLVDINKEKQKYECASMTALPCQDDTGHAQTSEGCFADGSSNSEYDD; from the exons ATGGCTACAAAAGCAATATTATCATTGATGCTAAAAGTTGTTGTTGGTGTGATGGACATACTAGTTGTCATCTGGAAGAGACTGTTCCACACCTATCATCAACGCTTGGAGGAAGACAGCACAGGAAATGCAA AAGAAGACAACTTCGTCAACGATAGGATTTCTATTGATGGAAGTGAAAATATCGTTTGCGATCTCTCAGCCACAACTATCACCAACTCgacaataaatattcacattggAAAAGATAAAACTGCAGTCCAGGCGATCACAAACACGTTAGCAGTTACTCCAGAATGTAGTGGTGACTTTGAACCCATTTGTACATCGG AATATCACCGTAGAAAAAGACGGAAGAAGAGAGAAGTACCGGTACATACGGGTTGTTTACCTGTACAGATGCCACTTATCAAGAAAACAG GTATCTTAAAAAATAAGAGGTatgtcacatttgctaggaATTTGGCAGATCTGTTAATGGCAG GAAACAGAGAAGAGATTGACAGACAACTTATTAACATTAGCAGACTTAATCTCAGTTCTTCAGCAGCCGCTGATCTACAGGTTGTGACATTGACTTAT AATGGACTTGCTGCATGTTTTGATCTGGATATCGGTGAAGCCTGGGAGTTACACAGACAAGCCAAAGATATCCTGCcttatacagaaaacaatttatATCTTATGGCAAGAGTAGTTTTTCTTGAAGGGTATATTCACAGAAAGGAGAAAAAGTACCTTGGAAAGGCCCAAAGTTGCTTTAAACAATCACTGCAA atATTGCAAACTACGCAAGCATGTTCATATCATGGTGATTGTATGTATAACATGGCCTGCATTGACTACGATATTTTCAGGAGCAAAAACCCTTCAAGGAAGTGTCTAAAG AAAATTGCCAGCAATATCCGTACAGCTACCCAATATTTATATGAAGACAACAGTGACATCACACTCCATACACGCTGTCGTCACATGGTGAAAATGGCCAATATTATCATTGACTCGGATTCACACATTGGCAGGTCACGTGATTTAACAGATGTAAGCGAGCGAGTGAATGAAGCCAGGGCAATCTTAGATGAATTGGAAACAGACCAGAAAGTTCGGGGAGGAAGTTCCTCAAAATACGTACAATGTTGTCTCCTTCAAGGGCGCGCTAACTGTTGTTTTCGATTTGGTGAATACCACGAAGCAGAAACACTTGCAGAAAATGCCTTTCTTTTAGCAGAGGATGCTGGCTTTAATGCGGAAATGCAGTCTAGTAGACAATTGTTAGTGGACATtaataaagaaaaacaaaaatatgaatgcGCAAGCATGACAGCTTTACCGTGTCAGGACGATACCGGACATGCGCAGACATCAGAAGGTTGTTTTGCGGATGGGAGCAGTAACAGTGAATATGATGATTAA
- the LOC144444458 gene encoding uncharacterized protein LOC144444458 yields the protein MYSHPEEIATEINISGGNCMVGENNNLFDLKNCSVHIHTSNECTGISRVVSTAPRTANKCKSKGTQGDSDSSGSTRTNMSKTFSRRRRPYNHTEVPEQILTTKRTKAVKGHEYVRLVKILLDIQQSGQWTQVDIQCDRLMEECDRCDSTDHQIIILIYKSTAKCLQLETEKAMNLVEKAETLLPQSENRQLLQAKILIQKGYIHRKQKLLGKAQSCLETALQILLNIEPCAFRGECKYKLAGIKYELSSRQAKPEIEDSLMKKIIGDILTANDLMFADDPKATHYLRQISKMKMVGIYLDCDSSAGRSRPKVAENRIKKAADLLQNIQSHPETEYGGFSDYTTIYLAEGRACYYYRCRDFVQAEKLADEALALAKQNGFTAKSRSTQNLLKDFKLRANGRDTMPQCVLKDTSQEWSSGYSAEINSTSTESG from the exons ATGTATTCACACCCTGAAGAAATAGCTACGGAGATAAATA TTTCTGGTGGAAACTGTATGGTTGGAGAGAACAACAATCTTTTTGATCTTAAGAACTGTTCCGTGCATATCCATACGAGTAACGAATGTACAGGAATATCAAGGGTTGTTTCAACAGCGCCACGTACGGCTAATAAATGTAAAAGTAAAGGAACACAAGGCG ATTCTGACAGTTCCGGTTCCACCAGAACGAATATGTCCAAGACATTTAGTAGGAGGAGACGTCCTTATAATCATACTGAGGTACCAGAACAAATACTGACAACGAAACGAACAA aaGCGGTCAAAGGTCACGAGTACGTACGTTTGGTGAAGATCTTATTAGATATTCAACAGTCAG GTCAGTGGACACAGGTTGATATCCAATGTGATCGTTTAATGGAAGAGTGTGACCGTTGTGACAGCACTGACCATCAGATTATCATCCTCATATAT aAAAGTACGGCAAAATGTCTGCAACTTGAAACTGAGAAGGCGATGAACCTAGTTGAGAAAGCAGAGACATTATTGCCACAATCAGAAAACAGACAACTCCTGCAAGCCAAGATACTCATACAAAAAGGCTACATACACAGGAAACAAAAACTATTAGGAAAGGCACAAAGTTGTCTTGAGACGGCCTTACAG ATTTTACTTAACATCGAACCATGTGCATTTCGTGGTGAATGCAAGTATAAACTGGCTGGAATAAAATACGAACTATCCAGCAGGCAGGCCAAACCCGAAATTGAAGATTCTCTAATGAAG aaaATCATCGGTGACATACTTACAGCCAATGATCTTATGTTTGCTGACGATCCCAAGGCTACACACTATCTCAGACAGATATCGAAGATGAAAATGGTTGGCATATACTTAGATTGCGATTCCAGTGCTGGTAGAAGTCGGCCGAAGGTGGCGGAAAACAGGATAAAAAAGGCGGCAgatttgttacaaaatatcCAGTCACATCCTGAAACCGAGTACGGCGGGTTCTCTGATTACACGACAATCTACCTCGCAGAAGGGCGGGCGTGCTACTACTATCGTTGTAGAGATTTTGTCCAAGCTGAGAAGTTGGCAGATGAAGCTCTCGCTCTTGCCAAACAAAATGGGTTTACAGCCAAGAGTCGCAGTACTCAAAACCTGTTGAAAGACTTCAAGTTAAGAGCAAATGGAAGAGATACAATGCCCCAGTGTGTTTTGAAAGACACGTCACAAGAGTGGTCTTCTGGTTACTCCGCTGAAATAAATAGTACATCCACCGAATCAGGATAA
- the LOC144444456 gene encoding uncharacterized protein LOC144444456 isoform X2: MATKAILSLMLKVVVGVMDILVVIWKRLFHTYHQRLEEDSTGNAKDNFVNDRISIDGSENIVCDLSATTITNSTINIHIGKDKTAVQAITNTLAVTPECSGDFEPICTSEYHRRKRRKKREVPVHTGCLPVQMPLIKKTGILKNKRYVTFARNLADLLMAGNREEIDRQLINISRLNLSSSAAADLQVVTLTYNGLAACFDLDIGEAWELHRQAKDILPYTENNLYLMARVVFLEGYIHRKEKKYLGKAQSCFKQSLQILQTTQACSYHGDCMYNMACIDYDIFRSKNPSRKCLKKIASNIRTATQYLYEDNSDITLHTRCRHMVKMANIIIDSDSHIGRSRDLTDVSERVNEARAILDELETDQKVRGGSSSKYVQCCLLQGRANCCFRFGEYHEAETLAENAFLLAEDAGFNAEMQSSRQLLVDINKEKQKYECASMTALPCQDDTGHAQTSEGCFADGSSNSEYDD; encoded by the exons ATGGCTACAAAAGCAATATTATCATTGATGCTAAAAGTTGTTGTTGGTGTGATGGACATACTAGTTGTCATCTGGAAGAGACTGTTCCACACCTATCATCAACGCTTGGAGGAAGACAGCACAGGAAATGCAA AAGACAACTTCGTCAACGATAGGATTTCTATTGATGGAAGTGAAAATATCGTTTGCGATCTCTCAGCCACAACTATCACCAACTCgacaataaatattcacattggAAAAGATAAAACTGCAGTCCAGGCGATCACAAACACGTTAGCAGTTACTCCAGAATGTAGTGGTGACTTTGAACCCATTTGTACATCGG AATATCACCGTAGAAAAAGACGGAAGAAGAGAGAAGTACCGGTACATACGGGTTGTTTACCTGTACAGATGCCACTTATCAAGAAAACAG GTATCTTAAAAAATAAGAGGTatgtcacatttgctaggaATTTGGCAGATCTGTTAATGGCAG GAAACAGAGAAGAGATTGACAGACAACTTATTAACATTAGCAGACTTAATCTCAGTTCTTCAGCAGCCGCTGATCTACAGGTTGTGACATTGACTTAT AATGGACTTGCTGCATGTTTTGATCTGGATATCGGTGAAGCCTGGGAGTTACACAGACAAGCCAAAGATATCCTGCcttatacagaaaacaatttatATCTTATGGCAAGAGTAGTTTTTCTTGAAGGGTATATTCACAGAAAGGAGAAAAAGTACCTTGGAAAGGCCCAAAGTTGCTTTAAACAATCACTGCAA atATTGCAAACTACGCAAGCATGTTCATATCATGGTGATTGTATGTATAACATGGCCTGCATTGACTACGATATTTTCAGGAGCAAAAACCCTTCAAGGAAGTGTCTAAAG AAAATTGCCAGCAATATCCGTACAGCTACCCAATATTTATATGAAGACAACAGTGACATCACACTCCATACACGCTGTCGTCACATGGTGAAAATGGCCAATATTATCATTGACTCGGATTCACACATTGGCAGGTCACGTGATTTAACAGATGTAAGCGAGCGAGTGAATGAAGCCAGGGCAATCTTAGATGAATTGGAAACAGACCAGAAAGTTCGGGGAGGAAGTTCCTCAAAATACGTACAATGTTGTCTCCTTCAAGGGCGCGCTAACTGTTGTTTTCGATTTGGTGAATACCACGAAGCAGAAACACTTGCAGAAAATGCCTTTCTTTTAGCAGAGGATGCTGGCTTTAATGCGGAAATGCAGTCTAGTAGACAATTGTTAGTGGACATtaataaagaaaaacaaaaatatgaatgcGCAAGCATGACAGCTTTACCGTGTCAGGACGATACCGGACATGCGCAGACATCAGAAGGTTGTTTTGCGGATGGGAGCAGTAACAGTGAATATGATGATTAA